Proteins from one Erythrolamprus reginae isolate rEryReg1 chromosome 6, rEryReg1.hap1, whole genome shotgun sequence genomic window:
- the POLR3H gene encoding DNA-directed RNA polymerase III subunit RPC8, with protein sequence MFVLVEMTDTVRIPPWQFERKLNDAITEELNKKLANKVVYNVGLCICLYDITKLEDSYIFPGDGASHTKVHFRYVVFHPFLDEILVGEIKGCSLEGVHVSLGFFDDILIPPESLQQPAKFDETEQVWVWEYETEEGAHDLYMDRGEEIRFRVVDENFIDTSPTGPSSVEPSTSSGAEETQKKEAPYTIVGSISEPGLGLLSWWTNS encoded by the exons ATGTTTGTGTTAGTAGAAATGACAGATACAGTGAGAATTCCTCCATGGCAGTTTGAAAGAAAGCTTAATGACGCAATCACTGAAGAGTTAAATAAGAAGTTGGCCAATAAG GTTGTCTATAATGTTGGCCTCTGTATCTGTCTATATGACATTACGAAGCTGGAGGATTCCTACATATTTCCAGGAGATGGTGCATCACACACAAAAG TACATTTTAGATATGTTGTTTTTCATCCATTTTTGGATGAAATTCTGGTTGGAGAGATAAAAGGCTGCAGTCTTGAAGGTGTACATg TTTCTCTTGGGTTCTTTGATGACATACTCATTCCTCCAGAATCTCTACAACAGCCTGCCAAATT CGATGAAACGGAACAGGTATGGGTTTGGGAGTATGAGACTGAAGAAGGAGCTCATGACCTGTATATGGATAGGGGAGAAGAAATTCGTTTCCGCGTGGTGGATGAAAATTTCATTGATACATCCCCAACAGGCCCAAGCTCTGTAGAGCCTTCCACATCCAGTGGCGCTGAGGAGACACAGAAGAAAGAAGCACCCTATACTATTGTG GGATCTATCAGTGAACCCGGCCTGGGTCTCCTATCCTGGTGGACTAACAGTTAG